aactgtgctaagtgtggcgcaaatctgtatatgacctgatatagctgccatataaaccgatctgtgatcttgacttcttgagcctctagagggcggtagttctcgtccgatttaactgaatagttgcacgtagtgttttggtatcacttccaacaacggctTTAAGTATAtttcaaaccggtccatgttttgatatagctgccatataaaccgatcttgggtcttgacttcttgagcctctagatggcgcaattctcgtccgatatgactgaaatgttgcacggagagttttggtatcatttccaaaaactgtgttaagtatgattcaaatcggttcataatctggtatagctgtcatataaatcgatcttgggtcttgacttcttgagcctctagagggcgcaattctcgttcgatttggctgaaattttgcatgaggtgttttgttatgacctccaacaactgtgctaagtgtggcgcaaatctgtatataacctgatgtagctgtcatataaaccgatctgggatcttgacttctagagcctctagagggcgcaattctcatccgatgtggaagaaattttgtacaacggcttctcccatgaccttcaatatacgtgcctaatatggtctgaatcgatcaatggcttgatacagctaccatataaaccgattccgattttctcccgattttgctactTGTTGTTTCTCATTCGGGCGGGTCAGATGCATTTATATCTGTCATCGGATATAATTAGATCATATTAGATCTAATCAGATACAATAAGATgtaattagatatcaaatttttccCGAACTTCCAACTTTTTTACTAGGGTTGTTATTTTGTTTAAGTGTATCTAACTGTTTATTCTTTTCGTAGTCGTTACACTTTAATTGCAATGATATATTCGCATTACAGAGGTATGgtaaaattgcatttaattacttttttatcTCGATTTCAATCTCACAATCAATCATTTACGTTCAATCAAACAACTTTGTATTTATGTAAAAGTTTTAAATCTTTCATTTGCTTTCCACAAATCAAATTCTTAAATGAAGGGATAGTTTTCCCAACACTTTTATTTAACAACTCAACTTTACAGCATGTCTGATCGTTGTCTGCTTCGTGGATTGAATCATATCAGGTATAGATACTCCTTACCTTGGCTTTAATGCAATAACtatggaaaaattttcttatctATCCATCTACAGTGGTGTTAACAAACACTCGCGGGCATCTCTTGGTAAACGATGTttgcaaacaaaggaaaagccTTTGACTCCTTCATCAGGAGATGTAGAGACTCCATCTATCCAGCCATTTTCTCTAAGTGATCAGACGAAGAGCGAAGTGAAACATCATTCAAGTTTGGCCAATTATTGGTGGAATCCTTTGGGCCCTTTAAAAGGTCTACACACCTTGAACAAACTAAGGTGAAATCAAACATTTCCCATAATGAAATGGATGgaatattaaaagaaaaaaaaacataattttcagAGTCCCCTTTATATGTGAGGGTTTAAAGGCCCAGCATAAGATATCATCTGAAGCGTTGAATACACCGCAAcctttaaaaaatcaaaacattttggaaatagGTTGCGGTGGAGGAATTCTAACagaaaatttggcccaaataggtGCTACTGTAACAGCCTTGGATTTAAGTGAAGAACTGATTACTTTGGCTCGACAGCACCTATCGTTGCAGCAAAACCATCAACTGGTCAATCGAGTTAATTACAAAATTGAACCCATAGAACTTCATGCTAACTATAGAAAAGATTATTATGATGCTGTAGTTATTTCGGAAGTATTGGAGCATGTAGACGATAAACTCGGATTTCTGACGGCAAGTGTAGAAACTTTGAAGGTAccttttttataaaatacatttaaatttatttcttaatGATAACTCCGTTACTGTCTGTGCTTGCAGCCAGGAGGGTCCATGTTTATAACTACTCTAAACAAAACTATCTCGATGTGGATTGTTGGGGTTTTAATTGGTGAATATATTCTGCGCATGATTCCAATTGGCACTCATCATTATGGAAAAATGATATCACCTGAGCAAGTTGAACACATCTTAAATGCAAGTAAGTTAAACTTAACTAATGTTGGCTATTATCGGCATGTATATTGGAAGTCAGAggaagaggccaccgtagcgcagaggttaccatgtccgcctatgacgctgaacgcctgagtacgaattctggcgagaccatcagaaaaaaaatttttcagcggtggttttcccctcctaatgctggcaacatttgtgaggtattatgccatgtaaaacctctctccaaagaggtgtcgcactgcggcacgccgttcggactcggctataacaaaaagtccccttatcattgagcttaaactataatcggactgcactcattgatatatgcaaatttgcaatttgcaatattggaagtcagaacagaacctAATTTAGATTAGAAATTCTCCTTGTACCTGCTCAATAGTTCAAGTTGACAAATCGCCCGACTTTCATTCGATTAGTCTGCAATTTTTTCGGCAAACTCaaaatgtttttacttgtttattaagcCTGTTATTTTTCTATTATACACAAATTTTTCCCTTATACATCAATCTCCTCattggacttcttgaaccactactGCTGACCTTGTAGCTATGGACCTAACCCGCATTCGTAACTGAAAGTACTGAAAATTATAAAGTTAAGGTGAAGTTACATACCATTCGCATGTCCGTATGGgcagagatgggtttctaccgggtaaatacccaacgtttgggtatttattaggtaaatacccaataaataccctttTTGGGTATTTGTAATTTTGTCGATATCttggacataaaaatattttccaaacaatttttgttgattttgtattctttgtatataaacctgatcttctgatctcaaaaatcggattttagttatatatagctgctatatagacctatcttcagatttaaagtcttaaggcaaaaaattggtaatttttcatcccatcatcgataaaatttggtacagtgagttccggtagacccctacccatttcggtgaaggatggttcaaattggactatatttggatatagctgcccttagaccgactgCCCGATCTTCCAATATATGgaattgaggccataaaagatccatttataacccgatgaaatttggcacagtgtgttctggtagacccctacccattcctgttaaatgtggtccagattgcaccatatttggatatagctaccatatagaccgacctcccgatatagagcaatgagcctataaaaggagtatttttcatccgatttcaatgaaatttggcacaacgagttCTGGTaaccctctaaacctttttgttgaatat
The Stomoxys calcitrans chromosome 3, idStoCalc2.1, whole genome shotgun sequence genome window above contains:
- the LOC106081744 gene encoding ubiquinone biosynthesis O-methyltransferase, mitochondrial-like, with the translated sequence MSDRCLLRGLNHISGVNKHSRASLGKRCLQTKEKPLTPSSGDVETPSIQPFSLSDQTKSEVKHHSSLANYWWNPLGPLKGLHTLNKLRVPFICEGLKAQHKISSEALNTPQPLKNQNILEIGCGGGILTENLAQIGATVTALDLSEELITLARQHLSLQQNHQLVNRVNYKIEPIELHANYRKDYYDAVVISEVLEHVDDKLGFLTASVETLKPGGSMFITTLNKTISMWIVGVLIGEYILRMIPIGTHHYGKMISPEQVEHILNAMNCDTILVKGSSYNFFHNSWRWTKSTTLFYALHAIKN